The following proteins are encoded in a genomic region of Nicotiana sylvestris chromosome 4, ASM39365v2, whole genome shotgun sequence:
- the LOC138890385 gene encoding uncharacterized protein produces MAPKLDDPGAFTILCTIWSADFGKALCDLGASINLMPYSVFKILGIGKPRATSMRLQMEDRIMKRPLGIIDDVHIRVDKFILPANFVILDCEVDYKVLIILIRPFLATRKALVDVEAGELTF; encoded by the coding sequence atggctccaaagcttgatGATCCTGGCGCTTTCACCATTTTGTGTACCATTTGGAGCGCAGATTTTGGAAAGGCATTGTGTGATTTGGgtgcaagtatcaatttgatgccttactccgtgttcaaaattttgggtattgggaaaccgagggctacttcaatgaggttgcaaatggagGATAGAATTATGAAGAGGCCTCTTGGTATTATAGATGATGTTCATATTCGGGTGGACAAGTTCATTTTGCCCGCTAACTTTGTGATCTTAGACTGTGAGGTTGATTATAAGGTCCTAATCATATTGataagacctttccttgcaactaggaaggccttagttgatgtggaagcaggggaactcaccttctag